In the genome of Rhizobium rhizogenes, one region contains:
- the rpsB gene encoding 30S ribosomal protein S2, translated as MALPDFSMRQLLEAGVHFGHQTHRWNPKMKPYIFGDRNNIHIIDLAQTVPMLSRALQVVSDTVARGGRVLFVGTKRQASEIIADSAKRSAQYYVNSRWLGGMMTNWKTISNSIQRLRKVDEILNSEGSGYSKKERLNLEREREKLEKALGGIRDMGGVPDLMFIIDTNKEKIAIEEAKRLGIPVVAIIDSNCDPDHIDYPIPGNDDASRAISLYCDLIARAAIDGIARQQGASGRDIGASEEAPIEPALEDEAGA; from the coding sequence ATGGCATTGCCCGATTTTTCTATGCGCCAGCTTCTGGAAGCTGGTGTTCACTTCGGCCACCAGACGCACCGCTGGAACCCGAAGATGAAGCCGTACATCTTCGGCGACCGTAACAACATCCACATCATCGATCTGGCTCAGACCGTTCCGATGCTGTCGCGCGCCCTTCAGGTCGTGTCCGACACCGTTGCCCGTGGCGGCCGCGTTCTGTTCGTCGGCACCAAGCGTCAGGCGTCCGAAATCATCGCCGACAGCGCAAAGCGTTCGGCCCAGTACTATGTCAACTCCCGCTGGCTCGGCGGCATGATGACCAACTGGAAGACCATTTCGAACTCGATCCAGCGTCTGCGCAAGGTTGACGAAATCCTGAACTCGGAAGGCTCCGGCTACTCCAAGAAGGAACGCCTGAACCTTGAGCGCGAGCGCGAAAAGCTTGAAAAGGCTCTCGGCGGTATCCGCGATATGGGCGGCGTTCCGGACCTGATGTTCATCATCGACACCAACAAGGAAAAGATCGCGATCGAAGAAGCCAAGCGTCTTGGCATTCCGGTCGTTGCGATCATCGACAGCAACTGCGACCCGGACCACATCGATTACCCGATCCCCGGTAACGACGACGCATCGCGCGCCATCTCGCTTTACTGCGACCTGATCGCCCGCGCTGCCATCGACGGTATTGCCCGTCAGCAGGGCGCTTCCGGCCGCGACATCGGCGCTTCTGAAGAAGCTCCGATCGAGCCCGCTCTCGAAGACGAGGCTGGCGCCTGA
- the tsf gene encoding translation elongation factor Ts yields MTEITAAMVKELREKSGAGMMDCKKALAETNGDMEAAIDWLRAKGIAKADKKSGRTAAEGLIGVATMGHKAVVVELNSETDFVARNDAFQDLIRGIAQVALTTDGTVEAVSAANYPATGKNVSDSIKDAIATIGENMTLRRSAALEVPHGVVATYIHNAAGDGIGKLGVLVALKSEGDKAVLNSIGRQVAMHIAATNPLAIRAEEVDAAVAERERNVFIEQARESGKPEAIIEKMVDGRMRKFFEEVALLSQAFVINPDLTVGAAVKEAEKEAGASIEVTGMVRLLLGEGVEKEESDFAAEVAAVAKG; encoded by the coding sequence ATGACCGAAATCACAGCCGCAATGGTGAAGGAACTGCGCGAGAAGTCCGGCGCAGGCATGATGGACTGCAAGAAGGCTCTTGCTGAAACCAATGGCGACATGGAAGCGGCAATCGACTGGCTGCGCGCCAAGGGCATCGCAAAGGCCGACAAGAAGTCCGGCCGCACGGCTGCCGAAGGTCTGATCGGCGTCGCCACCATGGGTCACAAGGCTGTTGTTGTCGAACTCAACTCCGAGACCGACTTCGTTGCCCGTAACGACGCGTTCCAGGACCTCATCCGCGGTATCGCCCAGGTTGCCCTCACCACCGACGGCACCGTTGAGGCTGTTTCCGCCGCCAACTACCCGGCGACCGGCAAGAACGTTTCCGACAGCATCAAGGACGCCATCGCCACCATCGGTGAAAACATGACGCTGCGCCGTTCTGCAGCGCTTGAAGTTCCGCACGGCGTTGTCGCGACCTACATCCACAACGCTGCCGGCGACGGCATTGGCAAGCTCGGTGTTCTCGTTGCCCTGAAGTCGGAAGGCGACAAGGCCGTTCTGAACTCCATCGGCCGCCAGGTTGCCATGCACATCGCTGCGACCAACCCGCTCGCCATCCGCGCTGAAGAAGTCGACGCCGCCGTTGCTGAGCGCGAGCGCAACGTCTTCATCGAACAGGCCCGCGAATCCGGCAAGCCGGAAGCCATCATCGAAAAGATGGTTGATGGCCGCATGCGCAAGTTCTTCGAAGAAGTCGCCCTTCTGTCGCAGGCTTTCGTCATCAACCCCGACCTGACCGTCGGCGCTGCCGTCAAGGAAGCCGAAAAGGAAGCCGGCGCGTCGATCGAAGTGACGGGCATGGTTCGCCTGCTGCTCGGCGAAGGCGTCGAGAAGGAAGAAAGCGATTTCGCAGCTGAAGTCGCAGCCGTCGCCAAGGGCTGA
- the pyrH gene encoding UMP kinase encodes MSSKPIYKRVLLKASGEALMGDQGFGIDVAVADRIASDIAEARAMGVEVGVVVGGGNIFRGVAVASKGGDRVTGDHMGMLATVINALALATSLRKLNIDTVVLSAIAMPEICESFSQRAALHHLAQGRVVIFAGGTGNPFFTTDSAAALRAAEMGAEAIFKGTQVDGIYSADPKKDPTATRFDELTHSEVLGKGLAVMDIAAVALARENHIPIIVFSIHEKGGFAQILTGGGRKTIVHDK; translated from the coding sequence ATGTCTTCCAAGCCGATCTACAAACGTGTTCTTCTCAAGGCTTCCGGTGAAGCCCTCATGGGTGATCAGGGTTTCGGTATCGATGTGGCGGTGGCCGACCGTATCGCCTCCGATATCGCCGAGGCGAGGGCGATGGGCGTTGAAGTCGGCGTTGTCGTCGGCGGCGGCAATATTTTCCGCGGCGTGGCCGTGGCCTCCAAGGGGGGCGACCGCGTTACCGGCGACCATATGGGCATGCTGGCAACCGTCATCAACGCGCTGGCGCTTGCAACCTCGCTGCGCAAGCTCAACATCGACACCGTCGTTCTCTCCGCAATCGCCATGCCTGAAATCTGTGAGAGCTTCTCGCAGCGCGCCGCCCTTCACCATCTGGCCCAGGGCCGCGTGGTGATCTTTGCCGGCGGCACCGGGAATCCCTTCTTCACCACCGATTCCGCCGCAGCGCTTCGCGCCGCCGAAATGGGCGCCGAGGCGATCTTCAAGGGTACCCAGGTGGATGGCATCTATTCCGCCGATCCGAAAAAGGACCCGACGGCCACCCGTTTCGACGAACTGACCCATAGCGAAGTGCTCGGCAAGGGACTGGCGGTCATGGATATCGCCGCTGTCGCGCTTGCCCGCGAAAACCATATCCCGATCATTGTTTTCTCGATCCACGAGAAGGGTGGTTTCGCGCAGATATTGACCGGCGGCGGCCGCAAGACCATCGTGCACGACAAGTAA
- the frr gene encoding ribosome recycling factor — protein MSGVDLNDIKRRMDGAINAFKSDIASLRTGRASANILDPVTIEAYGSRVPLNQVANITVPEPRMLGVNIWDKSMVNAVDRAIRESNLGLNPIVDGQNLRIPLPELNEERRKSLVKVAHDYAEKSKVAIRHVRRDGMDGLKKAEKDGDIGQDESRGQSEKVQKMTDDTISEIDRLLGEKEKEIMQV, from the coding sequence ATGAGTGGTGTTGACCTCAACGATATCAAGCGCCGTATGGACGGCGCCATCAATGCATTCAAGAGCGATATCGCATCGCTTCGCACCGGCCGCGCTTCGGCCAATATTCTCGATCCGGTGACCATCGAGGCTTATGGCTCGCGCGTTCCGCTCAATCAGGTCGCGAACATCACCGTTCCCGAGCCGCGCATGCTTGGCGTCAACATCTGGGACAAGTCGATGGTCAATGCCGTCGACCGCGCGATCCGCGAATCCAATCTCGGTCTGAACCCCATTGTGGATGGCCAGAACCTGCGCATCCCGCTGCCTGAACTCAACGAAGAGCGCCGTAAATCGCTCGTCAAGGTGGCCCATGACTATGCCGAAAAATCCAAGGTGGCGATTCGCCATGTGCGCCGTGACGGCATGGATGGTCTGAAAAAAGCCGAAAAGGACGGTGACATCGGTCAGGACGAAAGCCGTGGACAGTCTGAAAAGGTCCAGAAAATGACCGACGACACGATTTCGGAAATTGACCGCTTGCTTGGCGAGAAGGAAAAGGAAATCATGCAGGTCTGA
- a CDS encoding isoprenyl transferase translates to MPTTTRSSIPEHVAIIMDGNGRWAKQRGLPRVMGHRRGVEAVRETVRAAGDCGISYLTLFAFSSENWRRPESEVSDLMGLLKAFIRRDLAELHRENVRVRIIGDRQGLKNDIRCLLEEAEQMTAGNTKLTLVIAFNYGSRDEIARATAAIARDVAEGRLDAASITPEMISARLDTSGMPDPDLIIRTSGEERLSNFLLWQAAYSEFLFVPEYWPDFDRQRFFSAIEQYATRDRRFGALTEQIAVAGA, encoded by the coding sequence ATGCCGACGACGACACGTTCCTCCATACCCGAGCACGTCGCCATCATCATGGATGGCAATGGACGCTGGGCAAAACAGCGCGGTCTTCCGCGTGTGATGGGGCATCGCCGCGGTGTGGAGGCGGTGCGCGAGACCGTGCGTGCGGCCGGCGATTGCGGCATCAGCTATCTCACGCTGTTCGCCTTCTCATCGGAAAACTGGCGCAGGCCCGAATCCGAGGTGAGCGATCTGATGGGGCTCCTGAAGGCCTTCATCCGTCGCGACCTCGCGGAACTGCATCGCGAAAACGTCCGCGTTCGCATCATCGGCGACCGGCAGGGACTGAAAAACGATATTCGCTGCCTTCTTGAAGAGGCTGAACAGATGACGGCTGGCAACACCAAGCTGACGCTGGTGATCGCCTTCAATTATGGCAGCCGCGACGAGATTGCCCGCGCCACCGCGGCGATCGCCCGCGATGTCGCCGAGGGCCGTCTGGATGCCGCATCGATCACGCCGGAGATGATTTCGGCAAGACTCGACACTTCGGGTATGCCGGACCCGGATCTTATCATCCGCACCAGCGGCGAAGAGCGGTTGTCGAATTTCCTGCTCTGGCAGGCGGCTTATTCCGAGTTTCTGTTCGTTCCCGAATATTGGCCCGACTTCGATCGTCAGCGGTTCTTTTCCGCAATCGAGCAATATGCAACGCGTGATCGCCGTTTCGGCGCTCTCACCGAGCAGATTGCCGTGGCAGGCGCCTGA
- a CDS encoding phosphatidate cytidylyltransferase, with the protein MSRELRLRIVSAIVMAAVILAATWYGGILFRIVAGLLAILIYYEWSTITRLSETNSTGNAWGWFAVAVIAGNTIFGEPSLDLPLLSGFTLTAALFPVLRGRNWWLVGGIVYAGLSGISLAAIRGDELTGFVSILFIFAVVWSTDILAYFVGRAIGGPKLAPAISPGKTWSGAIGGATAALIGGAAVSLAYHGRISVLVLGLALILSIFSQIGDLFESFVKRRFQVKDSSHLIPGHGGFMDRVDGLVFACFTVFLIAFVHAAATGDVPGSGGGLLPGF; encoded by the coding sequence ATGAGCCGTGAACTCAGACTGCGGATCGTGTCCGCAATCGTCATGGCGGCGGTCATTCTGGCCGCGACCTGGTATGGCGGTATTCTGTTTCGCATCGTGGCCGGTCTTCTGGCGATCCTTATCTATTATGAGTGGTCGACGATCACCCGTCTGTCGGAGACCAATTCGACCGGCAATGCCTGGGGCTGGTTTGCCGTTGCGGTCATCGCCGGCAACACGATTTTCGGCGAACCTTCGCTCGATCTGCCGTTGCTCTCCGGCTTTACGCTGACGGCGGCGCTTTTTCCCGTCCTGCGCGGCAGGAACTGGTGGCTGGTGGGCGGCATCGTTTATGCCGGCCTGAGCGGCATATCGCTCGCGGCCATCCGCGGTGATGAGCTGACCGGCTTCGTTTCCATCCTGTTCATTTTCGCTGTCGTCTGGTCGACGGATATCCTTGCCTACTTTGTCGGGCGCGCGATTGGCGGGCCGAAGCTTGCGCCGGCGATCTCGCCGGGCAAGACTTGGTCCGGGGCGATCGGCGGGGCCACGGCGGCGCTGATCGGCGGCGCGGCCGTATCTCTGGCCTATCACGGCCGCATCAGTGTGCTGGTGCTCGGGCTTGCGCTGATCCTCTCCATCTTCAGTCAGATCGGCGATCTCTTCGAATCCTTTGTGAAACGCCGTTTCCAGGTCAAGGATTCGAGCCATCTTATTCCGGGCCATGGCGGTTTCATGGACCGTGTTGACGGTCTTGTTTTCGCCTGCTTTACGGTATTCCTCATTGCTTTCGTGCATGCTGCGGCAACCGGCGACGTGCCCGGATCGGGCGGCGGTCTGCTGCCGGGCTTTTAA
- the rseP gene encoding RIP metalloprotease RseP produces MAATGFLTGYIVPFILVLSLLVFVHEMGHYLVGRWSGIRSTAFSIGFGPELIGFTDRHGTRWKISAIPLGGYVKFFGDEDAASKPDSSGLSHMSLEERAQTLAGAKLWKRAATVAAGPIANFLLAILIFAVLFGVYGRMIADPVVAEVRENSAAAAAGVLAGDRLVAIDGEKVMTFEDVRRYVGIRPGTPITVTVERAGEELKLPMVPTRTETTDQFGNKLEMGIIGIVTDQTSGNFRHIEYSPSEALLEGVRETGHVITGTFNYIGNLVTGRMNADQLGGPVRVAQASGQMATLGISAVIQLAAVLSVSIGLLNLMPVPVLDGGHLVFYAIEAIRGRPLGAGAQEVAFRIGMAMILGLMVFATWNDISSLIG; encoded by the coding sequence ATGGCGGCGACCGGTTTTCTGACCGGCTATATCGTGCCCTTTATCCTGGTGCTTTCCCTGCTCGTTTTCGTCCATGAAATGGGCCACTATCTCGTCGGCCGCTGGAGCGGCATCCGCTCCACCGCCTTTTCCATCGGCTTTGGCCCCGAACTGATCGGTTTTACCGACCGGCATGGCACGCGATGGAAGATCTCCGCGATCCCGCTCGGCGGCTACGTCAAGTTTTTCGGTGACGAGGATGCGGCAAGCAAGCCCGACAGTTCCGGCCTGTCGCATATGTCGCTGGAGGAGAGGGCGCAGACGCTTGCCGGCGCGAAACTTTGGAAAAGGGCGGCAACGGTTGCCGCCGGTCCCATCGCCAACTTCCTTCTCGCGATTCTCATCTTCGCGGTTCTGTTCGGCGTTTATGGCCGGATGATCGCCGACCCGGTTGTGGCCGAGGTGCGTGAAAACAGTGCCGCCGCCGCCGCAGGCGTGCTTGCGGGCGACCGTCTGGTCGCGATCGATGGCGAAAAGGTCATGACCTTCGAGGATGTCCGCCGTTATGTCGGCATCCGTCCGGGCACGCCGATCACGGTGACTGTCGAAAGAGCAGGCGAGGAACTGAAGCTTCCCATGGTTCCGACCCGCACGGAAACCACCGACCAGTTTGGCAACAAGCTGGAAATGGGCATCATCGGCATCGTCACCGATCAGACCAGCGGCAATTTCCGCCATATCGAATATTCGCCGTCCGAGGCGCTGCTGGAGGGTGTGCGTGAGACGGGTCACGTCATCACCGGCACGTTCAACTATATCGGCAATCTCGTGACCGGCCGCATGAATGCCGATCAGCTGGGTGGTCCTGTCCGCGTCGCGCAGGCATCCGGCCAGATGGCGACACTCGGTATTTCCGCCGTCATTCAGCTTGCCGCCGTGCTTTCAGTGTCGATCGGACTGCTGAACCTGATGCCTGTCCCGGTTCTGGACGGCGGACATCTGGTGTTTTATGCCATCGAGGCCATCCGTGGCCGGCCGCTTGGCGCCGGCGCGCAGGAAGTGGCCTTCCGTATCGGCATGGCGATGATTTTGGGTCTTATGGTTTTTGCAACATGGAATGATATCAGCAGCTTGATTGGCTGA
- the bamA gene encoding outer membrane protein assembly factor BamA, giving the protein MKAGSRFLNAVSAVALSAGVSSVVGLGVLASAGVAQAAVISRIDVRGAERSGADAVRSNITIAPGKNFSNSDIDESVKRLYATGYFSNVSMRVSGSTLVVTVNENQLVNQVVFNGNRKIKDDKLAGIVQTQPLGPFNQAIVTADIARIKEAYSAIGRSDVEITTQTVSVGQGRVNIAFVINEGERTKIGRIDFVGNNAYSDGRLAAVINTKKSNMLSFLTRKDVYNEDKLRADEEALRQFYYNRGYADFRVVSSEAVLDESKNEYNISITVDEGQRYNFGNVAVESTVPGVDGSELQGLVETRQGANYSAKEVQQSMEAISKRVAGEGYPFARVTPRGDRDMSGNTIGVTYIVDQGERAYVERIEIRGNTRTRDYVIRREFDISEGDAFNQTVITAAKRRLEALGYFSKVNISTAGGSAPDRVVIVVDVEDQSTGSFGIGAGYSQNDGVLLEASIEEKNFLGRGQYIRVAAGAGEDDARSYTLSFTEPYFLGYRLAAGFDLFKSQSRSEDYYDYDEQGFTLRVTAPITEDLSTTFKYTYKQINYDGEGDWQNNSNLAEPYQDLIRGGDWTQSIISNTLNYNTLDDRNMPREGWQAALTNEFAGLGGDSEYYKIYAKARFFYTLSDEYDVIGSLTGQAGHVMPTGDNLLVFDQFKFGGRQVRGFKNDGIGPRIGSDSIGGTTYFAASAEVSAPMPGIPEDFGLRLAGFVDAGTMYGNKVSTTQTVKDDNSIRASAGIGVMWASPFGPIRVDYAVPIAKEDYDEEQRFRFGMSNTF; this is encoded by the coding sequence ATGAAGGCTGGTTCAAGATTTTTGAACGCTGTGTCGGCGGTTGCGCTGTCTGCTGGTGTTTCTTCGGTTGTGGGCCTTGGCGTGCTTGCCTCTGCCGGCGTTGCACAGGCAGCCGTTATCAGCAGGATTGATGTTCGCGGGGCCGAACGGTCCGGTGCGGACGCCGTGCGTTCCAACATCACCATTGCGCCGGGTAAGAACTTTTCCAATTCGGACATCGATGAATCGGTGAAGCGTCTTTACGCCACCGGTTATTTCTCGAATGTCTCCATGCGCGTCTCCGGCAGCACGCTGGTCGTGACGGTCAACGAGAACCAGCTCGTCAATCAGGTGGTCTTCAACGGCAACCGCAAGATCAAGGACGACAAGCTCGCCGGTATCGTGCAGACGCAGCCGCTCGGCCCGTTCAATCAGGCAATCGTGACGGCGGATATCGCCCGCATCAAGGAAGCCTATTCCGCGATCGGCCGCAGCGACGTTGAAATTACCACGCAGACCGTGTCCGTTGGTCAGGGTCGGGTGAACATCGCTTTCGTCATCAACGAAGGTGAGCGCACCAAGATCGGCCGTATCGATTTCGTGGGCAACAATGCCTACAGCGACGGTCGTCTGGCCGCCGTCATCAACACCAAGAAGTCCAACATGCTGTCGTTCCTGACGCGTAAGGACGTTTACAACGAGGACAAGCTGCGCGCCGACGAAGAGGCGCTGCGCCAGTTCTATTACAACCGTGGTTATGCGGATTTCCGCGTCGTCTCCTCCGAGGCGGTGCTGGACGAATCCAAGAACGAATACAACATCTCCATCACGGTCGACGAAGGCCAGCGTTACAATTTCGGTAACGTTGCGGTCGAATCGACGGTTCCGGGTGTTGACGGTTCCGAGCTGCAGGGTCTGGTTGAGACCCGCCAGGGCGCAAACTACAGCGCCAAGGAAGTTCAGCAGAGCATGGAAGCGATTTCCAAGCGTGTTGCCGGCGAAGGTTATCCTTTTGCCCGGGTTACGCCGCGCGGCGACCGCGACATGTCCGGCAACACCATCGGTGTGACCTATATCGTCGACCAGGGCGAGCGCGCTTACGTCGAGCGCATCGAAATCCGCGGCAACACGCGTACGCGTGACTATGTCATCCGCCGCGAATTCGATATTTCCGAAGGCGATGCGTTCAACCAGACCGTCATCACGGCTGCAAAGCGCCGTCTTGAAGCGCTCGGTTACTTCTCCAAGGTCAATATCTCGACCGCCGGCGGCAGCGCGCCTGACCGCGTGGTGATCGTTGTCGACGTTGAAGACCAGTCGACGGGTTCGTTCGGTATCGGTGCGGGTTATTCGCAGAACGACGGCGTGCTGCTCGAAGCCTCCATCGAAGAAAAGAACTTCCTCGGTCGTGGCCAGTACATCCGTGTTGCCGCTGGTGCGGGCGAGGATGATGCCCGTAGCTACACGCTGTCCTTCACCGAGCCCTATTTCCTCGGCTATCGTCTTGCCGCAGGTTTCGATCTGTTCAAGAGCCAGAGCCGCAGCGAAGATTATTACGACTACGACGAGCAGGGCTTCACGCTGCGTGTGACCGCGCCGATTACTGAAGACCTTTCTACGACGTTCAAGTACACCTACAAGCAGATCAACTATGATGGCGAAGGTGATTGGCAGAACAACTCCAATCTTGCCGAGCCCTATCAGGATCTGATCAGAGGTGGTGACTGGACGCAGTCGATCATTTCGAACACCCTGAACTACAATACGCTCGACGACCGCAACATGCCGCGTGAAGGCTGGCAGGCTGCCCTGACGAACGAATTTGCTGGCCTCGGTGGTGATTCCGAATATTACAAGATTTACGCCAAGGCTCGTTTCTTCTACACGCTGTCTGACGAATACGATGTTATCGGCTCGCTTACCGGCCAGGCTGGTCACGTCATGCCGACGGGCGACAATCTTCTGGTCTTCGATCAGTTCAAGTTCGGTGGCCGTCAGGTTCGTGGCTTCAAGAACGACGGTATCGGCCCGCGCATCGGTTCCGACTCCATCGGCGGCACGACGTACTTCGCGGCTTCTGCTGAAGTATCGGCTCCGATGCCCGGCATTCCGGAAGATTTCGGCTTGCGTCTTGCTGGCTTCGTCGATGCCGGCACCATGTATGGCAACAAGGTGTCCACCACCCAGACTGTCAAGGATGACAACTCCATCCGCGCGTCCGCTGGTATCGGCGTAATGTGGGCTTCGCCCTTCGGCCCGATCCGTGTCGACTACGCCGTGCCGATCGCCAAGGAAGACTACGACGAGGAACAGCGTTTCCGGTTTGGCATGTCCAACACTTTCTGA
- the lpxD gene encoding UDP-3-O-(3-hydroxymyristoyl)glucosamine N-acyltransferase yields the protein MEYNAFFPPHEGLRLKDIADRFGAELSDETAGERIIRSVSPVYRAKPDQLCYILSRKNRDELQTCDAGAVICDAALVDMLPSHIPALISKNPHTLFAQVGALLHPAAMRPGPIARMEAEISHAAHVDPSAKLEAGVVVEALAVIGAGAHIGAGTRIGPGVIIGQDVQIGRDCTIAGGASVLAALIGNNVIIHNGARIGQDGFGYAPGPRGMLKIVQIGRVIIQDNVEIGANTTVDRGTMDDTVIGEGTKIDNQVQIGHNVRIGRHCGIVSKVGIAGSTRIGDGVMIGGAAGINGHINIGDGVQIAAMSGVVADVPAGARYGGTPARPMKYFLRDMAEILARAEGRDKKTGEKNND from the coding sequence ATGGAATACAACGCCTTTTTTCCGCCCCACGAGGGACTGCGATTGAAAGATATCGCAGACCGTTTTGGGGCGGAACTGTCTGATGAGACGGCAGGAGAACGGATCATTCGGTCCGTTTCTCCAGTCTATCGGGCAAAACCCGATCAGCTCTGCTATATTCTTTCGCGCAAGAACCGCGATGAGCTGCAGACCTGCGATGCTGGCGCCGTCATTTGTGACGCGGCGCTTGTAGACATGCTTCCGTCCCACATCCCCGCCCTGATATCGAAAAATCCACATACGCTTTTTGCGCAGGTGGGTGCCTTGCTGCACCCTGCCGCCATGCGTCCGGGTCCGATAGCGCGGATGGAAGCCGAAATTTCTCATGCAGCGCATGTCGATCCATCCGCGAAGCTTGAGGCGGGTGTCGTCGTCGAGGCGCTTGCCGTGATTGGAGCCGGTGCCCATATCGGCGCTGGCACGCGGATCGGCCCCGGCGTCATCATCGGGCAGGATGTGCAGATCGGGCGTGATTGCACCATTGCCGGCGGCGCAAGCGTTCTTGCAGCGCTCATCGGCAATAATGTGATTATCCACAATGGCGCTCGCATCGGCCAGGACGGTTTCGGTTATGCGCCGGGTCCGCGCGGCATGCTGAAGATCGTGCAGATCGGCCGGGTCATCATTCAGGATAATGTCGAGATTGGCGCCAACACCACGGTCGACCGTGGCACCATGGATGATACTGTCATCGGCGAAGGCACCAAGATCGACAATCAGGTCCAGATCGGCCACAACGTTCGCATCGGCCGCCATTGCGGCATCGTCAGCAAGGTTGGCATTGCCGGCAGCACCCGCATCGGCGACGGTGTGATGATTGGCGGCGCGGCCGGCATCAATGGCCATATCAATATTGGCGACGGCGTGCAGATCGCGGCGATGAGCGGTGTTGTGGCGGACGTGCCGGCAGGCGCCCGTTATGGCGGAACGCCTGCTCGTCCAATGAAATATTTCCTGCGCGACATGGCCGAGATTCTGGCACGCGCTGAAGGGCGTGATAAAAAAACAGGAGAGAAAAACAATGACTGA
- the fabZ gene encoding 3-hydroxyacyl-ACP dehydratase FabZ, which produces MTDETKTLGAADILEVMKLLPHRYPFLLIDKIIDIDGNNSAIGIKNVTVNEPHFTGHFPDRPIMPGVLIVEAMAQTAGAICARSQGEGGHLVYFMTIDNARFRKPVIPGDRLEIHVVKQRQRGNVFKFHCEAKVDGALVAEADVGAMMIPEDQQ; this is translated from the coding sequence ATGACTGACGAAACGAAGACGCTCGGCGCGGCTGACATTCTGGAAGTCATGAAGCTTTTGCCGCATCGTTACCCATTCTTGTTGATCGACAAGATCATCGATATCGATGGTAACAATTCGGCGATCGGCATCAAGAACGTCACGGTCAACGAACCGCATTTCACCGGCCATTTCCCGGACCGGCCGATCATGCCGGGCGTTCTGATCGTCGAAGCCATGGCCCAGACGGCAGGTGCGATATGCGCTCGCAGTCAGGGTGAAGGCGGTCATCTGGTCTACTTCATGACGATCGACAATGCGCGTTTCCGCAAGCCCGTGATCCCCGGCGATCGTCTGGAAATCCACGTCGTCAAGCAGCGTCAGCGCGGCAATGTCTTTAAATTCCATTGCGAGGCGAAGGTGGACGGCGCTCTGGTGGCGGAGGCCGATGTCGGCGCCATGATGATCCCCGAGGATCAGCAATGA
- the lpxA gene encoding acyl-ACP--UDP-N-acetylglucosamine O-acyltransferase, giving the protein MSTIAASARIHPTAVIEDGAVIGENVVIGALSYVGAKVRLHDEVRLHNHAVVSGLTVIGRGSVIHSMAVIGGTPQAVRHDGSETTLEIGERCVMREGVTMNAGSSDGSGKTIVGDDNLFLANSHVAHDCRLGSHIILSNNVMLAGHVTIEDRAILGGGCAVHQFTRIGRQAFIGGLSAVNYDVIPYGMLNGNPGILGGLNVVGMTRAGIERADIHKVRRVYKAIFEAEGTIRGNAAAIDRNDYLDCPQALEVIDFIGADSDRAISSPNRGK; this is encoded by the coding sequence ATGAGCACAATTGCCGCCTCGGCCAGAATTCACCCGACCGCCGTCATCGAAGACGGCGCGGTGATCGGTGAAAACGTCGTCATTGGCGCGCTGAGCTATGTCGGCGCGAAAGTCAGGCTGCACGACGAGGTCCGACTGCACAATCACGCCGTTGTTTCCGGCCTGACCGTCATCGGTCGCGGCTCGGTCATCCATTCGATGGCGGTCATCGGCGGTACGCCGCAGGCGGTTCGCCACGACGGTTCGGAGACGACGCTCGAGATCGGTGAACGCTGCGTGATGCGCGAAGGCGTGACGATGAATGCCGGCAGCTCCGATGGCAGCGGCAAGACCATTGTCGGTGACGATAATCTGTTCCTTGCCAATTCGCATGTGGCGCATGATTGCCGTCTTGGCAGCCACATCATCCTGTCGAACAATGTGATGCTGGCGGGCCATGTCACCATTGAGGATCGCGCCATTCTGGGCGGTGGTTGCGCCGTGCACCAGTTCACCCGTATCGGCCGCCAGGCCTTCATCGGCGGACTTTCGGCGGTCAATTACGATGTCATTCCCTATGGCATGCTGAATGGCAATCCCGGCATTCTCGGCGGCCTCAATGTCGTCGGCATGACCCGCGCCGGTATCGAGCGCGCCGATATCCACAAGGTCAGGCGCGTCTACAAGGCGATTTTCGAGGCTGAGGGCACGATCCGAGGCAATGCGGCGGCCATCGACCGTAACGACTATCTGGATTGCCCGCAGGCGCTTGAAGTCATCGATTTCATCGGTGCGGATAGCGATCGCGCGATCTCTTCGCCCAACCGGGGCAAGTGA